Within the Canis lupus familiaris isolate Mischka breed German Shepherd chromosome 26, alternate assembly UU_Cfam_GSD_1.0, whole genome shotgun sequence genome, the region TGCTTTGGGTCTGATCACCTGTGAGATCCaccatacattttttaaagttgaggaattttttttttcaaggattttatttatttattcatgagagacacagagaagcagagacacaggcagagggagaagcaggctccccacagggagcctgatgcgggactcgatccccggacacatggtcatgccttgggccaaaggtgctgctcaactgctgagccacccaggcgcccctaaagttGAGGATGTTTTCAATGCCTGTCTTGTATCAGTTAGGTTGCTGATCACTGTTAATGACAATTCTTGAATCTGGGCCAAGCCCCTGACACAGGTCCAAAGGGGCCCAGCGTCACTAGGACAAGTGTCAGTTGGGGCTTGAGTCCCAGCACATACCCAGGGGTGTTAGAGTGCGGTCCTTTTCCAGGGAGGCATCCATGTGGTACTGGGAGTGCCTGATGAGGAAGATGTGTCGTGTGGCCTTTGCTTTGCAGTGGTCCAGCCTGGACGCCAGTTCTTCTTCTCCAGAGTCTAGGTTCCTCTTCCGCAGGTTGACCAAGGATAGTGGTTCTCGCCTAATGTTGAAATATGAGAGGCGTGTCCTTGTGATCTCTGCTCACAAATCAGAATTGAGTTTTTTTGACTAGACGGTATTTCCGTCTTGGGAAAGCGCAGGGACAAACAAtaccctctgccctctgctgtgGCCCCTAAGAGCCCATCCTCTTAGAGCACATCGCATTTACCCAGAGCGGAGTGCCAGGCCTGTTTGGGGTGATCAGTGAATGAAGTGGACAAATGAAGCTCTCATGCAGCTTGTGTTCTAGTGAAAAGAGACTGATAAAAACAGCCAAGTGATAAGAGATGTGTAGAAAACGAAACCAGGTACCAGGAAGGGGTAGCTGGGGAGTGCCCACAAAGCTAGTGTGGCCATGTTGAAGCAGAGCCTGCAACTGTGCTGTCCAATGCTAGATACTGGCTGTGTGGCtacttaaattcaaaataataaagatattacTCCATTTCCCCAGTCACACTAAGAACATTTGAAATGGTCAGTAACCCATAGGATAGTGGTGATCACATTGGATAGCGAGGAAGAGAACATTCCTATTATTATGAAAAGTCTATTGGATGGCACTCCTGGAAGGTTGAGGAGCTGAAGaggtggtggggggtgaggatggggggcAGCACCAGTGAAGATGCCGAGAAACAACCTAAGATTTGGTTGTTGGAAGACAGGGATGTCTGGTGGCTTCCAGAACGGAAATTTGAAAAAGCTAAAGGTCTGTGGTATGGGCTAGGAAAAGAGCATCCCCAGCTGGGACAAAATGGTGGCAGGGTAAGTTCGGAGGAGAGCAGTGGCAGCTCAGGGGTCCTGCTGGGCGAGCCTAGGGTGCCCTAATACAAAGAGGCTGAGATGCCACACAGGAGTCCAGGGCTGAGCCAGGGATGACACATGGGGACTACAGGCACACACATAGGAAGCCTAGACTGGATGAAATTCTCCAGGAAGAGGCTGGACATTTCATCAGATGAGGCTCTAGAACTTTCCAGCACACCCTCCTCCTTCATAAACCCGGACTTGGTGAGCAAATACAGTGTGTCAGCTTCCACCAACAGAGCTAGAATCCAGTGCTGCTTCAAATACATACTTTATTCTCACAATGAAtctgtttccttaaaaagaaattcagaagactgtatgaaatttgaaaaagagaatatgaCCCTTGActgaatcatgagaaaaacagacaaatcccAACAGAGGGGCAGTCTTTAAAATTCCTGATTATCAATATTCAAAACTGTCAAAGTAATCAAAACAAGGacagtctgagaaactgtcacaccCAAGAGAAGCCTGAGGAAACACGACTAATTGTCAGGTGGGATCCTGGAAGAGACAACAGACAATAGCTGAAAACTGAGGAAATCTCGAAGTATGAATGTCAGTCAATAATAACAAACAGATATTAGTTCACTGATTGTGGCCAATACACCATACCAGTATTACAAGGACAGTAGCCTTAGCAGTAGACAAAATCAGGGGTGGAGTATAACTCTTAGTAGCTTTCcgatttttctgtaaatctaaaactattcgaacgtttttttaaattaaaggtttAAAACAAAGAATACCTATGCAGTTCCTGATAAAACGAGGCTGACAGTAAATACTAGTTCTGTGCCCCTCGTTCAGAGTAAAGTAGTAAGGAGTTGGGATTGGGTGAACCATCCCACAATGACCACTCCCAGACTCCAGAGCAGAGCCGTCCGATAAGAAGCACACCACCAGCAACAGACGTACTTTTAAATTTCCAAAGAgcctacatttaaaaagaaagggacaggTGAAATTACAAAAATCCACTTTATTGAATCCAACGTATCAACAATACTATCATTGCGACACAGAAACAGCATAAAAAACCTGCACTGTTTGGTTTTTAAACTCGAATTCGTTAACATCAAACAACACTAAAAAGTGTTTCCTGATCAGAGGCGCCActtcccaggtgccccataagcaCGCGTGTGGCCACGCATGACAAGACCCGGAGGCGCACGTTCCTGTCCCACGTGTCCTCGCCCGTCTTCCAGCAGAGAGGCTCCTTCGAGGCCCAGGCCAGCACTGAGGGCCCCACACCCACCCTGCTCTCCGCCCTTAGGCATCGTCCAATCCGAGGGCTCCCGGCTGACAGCCCGAGTCTGGGCCGCGCGCTGTCCCCGGCACCGCTGTCGTCCAGGGCGTCCGCCATCACGGCCAGCCGCGCGGCCACATCCGGGAGAGACGTCCACCCGCGGGCCCGCCCCGCCTGCCCTCTGCGGAGCCGACCCCCACGGACCCAAGGCCCTGCCGCCCACCGGCCCCGCGCCCGACGCCACCGCGGCCCCGCACCTGTCCCAGTTGGGGTCCCAGACGCCCGGCCCGGGACGCGCGGTCCCCGCCCACGCCGGCGCCTCGACCACGCGCGGCTCCGCGTCCCCGCCCGCGCGGGGCTTCCCCACCGCCACGGCGGAGAAGAGCACAGCTGCCGAGCCCCCGGCCAGGCCGCAGGCCGCTAGCTGCAGCGCCTGTCGGAACGCCATGCCCGCCCGTCCCGCGCCGACCCCGCGCCGACCCCGCGCAGGAACTCACGGCTGGACGGCGCGCCCCGAGGGACACGATTCCTCAGGGGTCCGCTTCCGGCCGGCCGGCCGCGCGGGGACGGAAGTCCCGCCCCCAGGGCCagcggggcgggggctggaggggaaCTTCCTGGCCAGGGGTGGACAGCTTCCGGGAACAAAGTGGAAGAGGCGTACGGTGCGACGGTTCTGAGGCCTTTTCCCAGATTCCGTGCTGAAGTCCCTGGGGCAGGTCAGTCCTGCCTTCGAGCGGCGACGTTACGCGCGGCGTCTCCGGTTGGCGTGGCGCTGCGCGTGTGGAGCCGCCTTCCAGGGCACAACGGGGGCACCTGAGCTGGCGgagggcgtgtgtgtgtgagggagacgAGGCCGCGGCGCCAGTGTGTATGAACGTGTGTGCGCGCGACGGGCCATgggcgagtgtgtgtgtgtgtgtgtgcgcgcgcgcgacGGGACTATGTGTGAGAGACAGGGCCGGGGCGTGTGTGTGGAGAGCGTGTGTACTGGCTTGTGTGACCCGGTCTCAGTGTGTGCGCGTGGGTGTGTGAGACGACGGGCGAGACCACAGCACTCCTTGGAGAGGGGTACTGGAGGGAGTCCCAGCCTCGAAGCTGCAAGGAGCTGGGAGGCGGGAGAGCCTTATGGATAGAATTCAGGATTCTAGTTTAAGTGAACTGGGAAACCTCTGCAGGGTTTGtttttactgtggtaaaacaCATGTAACAAAATTTactgtcttaaccattttttaaaaagattttatttatttattcatgacagagagagagagacagaggcagagacataggcagagggagaagcaggctccgtgcagggagcccaaggtgacactccatcctgggacccaaggatcacgccctgagccaaaggcagatgcttaaccgctgagccacccaggtgtcctgtcttaaccattaaaaaaaaaatttttttttaagtaatctacacccaagatggggctcaaacttacaaccctgatgTGAAGGGtccatgttctactgactgagccagccaggtgctgccCCACTATCTTAACCAGTTTTAAGCATATAGTTCTGTGGCatgaagtacattcacactgttgtgcaaccaccaccaccaccaaccagcTCCAGAACCTAAATCTTCCCAAAGTGACACTCTGTCCCTATTGAATACTGACTCCCTGACTCCCCCAGCCCATGGTACTCACTAttcccttttctgtcttttggaTTTGACAAGTCTAGGGAcctcatgtaagtagaatcacacagtatttgttcttttgagacaggcttatttcacctagcatagtgtcctcaaggttcatccacattgtcacatatgtcaaaatttcctttttagggctgaataatattccactttatGGATggaacacattttgtttattcatctgtcaatggacacttgagtggctTCCATcctttggctactatgaataatgctgtgaacataggtgtgcaaatatctctttaagtCCCTTTCAGTTTTGGGGGCATATGTACCCAGAAATGGAATGGCTGGGTCCTCTTCGTAGGTTTTTAAATCAGGAattgacatgatctgacttacaTGGTGTCTTGAACCCATACATTTATGCCTACTCCTTCCAGAAGGTTGCTTACTAAAATgatagtataaaaatatatatatttttaagtacactCCACACCagcatggggcctgaactcacaaccctgggatcaagacctaatctgaaatcaagactcaagatacttaactgagccacccaagtacccagtaaaaacattttaagaagaaaaaaaaaaaaaaagacaagcccataagaagaaataaaaagattggtTGACAAAATATTGGAAGCTGGAAATCAGATCATTTTTGACCTGAGAAGATGGAACATCAGCCGCCAGCATTGCAGGAAGCCAAGAAGCAAGCTCAGTTAGTTCAGTGAGTCTGGGAGAATCTGGGAGTTATAGGCAGTAGCCCCACCTCTGAGGAAAGGTGTGGGATTGAACAAAGGTTGACTGAAAAACCTGTAAGAGGCTGTCCTCTATACTCCCTCTGTTACCTGTATCTTCAGGTGAATACCTCACCTTCATCATGGCAGAAGACTTTCATTCCAGAGGATTTAAACCAGAAGGACTATGGCTTGAGAACACCAGACAGCTGAGATTAGGATGCATAGTACAGCTGAGATTATACTAACAGGACCTCTTTTCCTCTAGTTAGCTACAACAGTGTTGGCCACTAGACTTATACCATGCTCTACTACAACCATGACCCTTCCCCTaggcaaaaaattaaagaattcttCTCTGGGGAAACAGGCTAGTCTAAGAGAAAAGGCCTCAGTTACTCAAAATGAGT harbors:
- the PGAM5 gene encoding serine/threonine-protein phosphatase PGAM5, mitochondrial isoform X2, producing MAFRQALQLAACGLAGGSAAVLFSAVAVGKPRAGGDAEPRVVEAPAWAGTARPGPGVWDPNWDRLFGNLKVRLLLVVCFLSDGSALESGSGHCGMVHPIPTPYYFTLNEGHRTSIYCQPRFIRNCIEITRTRLSYFNIRREPLSLVNLRKRNLDSGEEELASRLDHCKAKATRHIFLIRHSQYHMDASLEKDRTLTPLGREQAELTGLRLASLGLKFNKIVHSSMTRAIETSDIISKHLPGVCKVSTDLLREGAPIEPDPPVSHWKPEAVYYEDGARIEAAFRNYIHRADVKQQEDSYEIFICHANVIRYIVCRALQFPPEGWLRLSLNNGSITHLVVRPDGRVALRTLGDTGFMPPDKISRS
- the PGAM5 gene encoding serine/threonine-protein phosphatase PGAM5, mitochondrial isoform X1, with product MAFRQALQLAACGLAGGSAAVLFSAVAVGKPRAGGDAEPRVVEAPAWAGTARPGPGVWDPNWDRLFGNLKVRLLLVVCFLSDGSALESGSGHCGMVHPIPTPYYFTLNEGHRTSIYCQPRFIRNCIEITRTRLSYFNIRREPLSLVNLRKRNLDSGEEELASRLDHCKAKATRHIFLIRHSQYHMDASLEKDRTLTPLGREQAELTGLRLASLGLKFNKIVHSSMTRAIETSDIISKHLPGVCKVSTDLLREGAPIEPDPPVSHWKPEAVQYYEDGARIEAAFRNYIHRADVKQQEDSYEIFICHANVIRYIVCRALQFPPEGWLRLSLNNGSITHLVVRPDGRVALRTLGDTGFMPPDKISRS
- the PGAM5 gene encoding serine/threonine-protein phosphatase PGAM5, mitochondrial isoform X3 produces the protein MAFRQALQLAACGLAGGSAAVLFSAVAVGKPRAGGDAEPRVVEAPAWAGTARPGPGVWDPNWDRLFGNLKVRLLLVVCFLSDGSALESGSGHCGMVHPIPTPYYFTLNEGHRTSIYCQPRFIRNCIEITRTRLSYFNIRREPLSLVNLRKRNLDSGEEELASRLDHCKAKATRHIFLIRHSQYHMDASLEKDRTLTPLGREQAELTGLRLASLGLKFNKIVHSSMTRAIETSDIISKHLPGVCKVSTDLLREGAPIEPDPPVSHWKPEAVIPCSAPSSIMKMEPGLRPPSGTTSIGQMSSSRKTVTRSSSAMPMSSATSCAGHCSSLLKAGSACLSTMAA